In the genome of Chroococcidiopsis sp. TS-821, the window ACAAACAATATTGTTCGTGCGCAGTGAGGAATCAGAAGCTAGCTATTACGAGGCAAGAGGTCACTATTCAATTTTAAGAAATAGTAATAATTGGACTGCTGAGGGATTAAGACAAGCAAACATCAACACCCCCCTATGGGCAGGAATTCCGCAAGCCGTCATGTTTCACGTAAGTCGAACTCCTACCTAATATCATCTTCGGCTAAATCACCAGAATATTGGTATCGTTACGCTGTTATTAGGGGATAGTTACTATTTACTAATCTCTTGGAGAACTTTTCAAAAAACTTATACTTACATGCGACTAATATAAGGCGATCGCTCGCGTAAACTTTGCAATGCAGCAATTTGTTTGGCTTGCTCATTGAGGCGAATCGAAAGGCGATCGCACACTAATTCACACAACTCAAACGCGATCGGATCGGCAATTTGGTAATAAACATTACCCCCTTGGGGAGTACGAGTGACAATACCCGCTTGTAGCAAGACTTTCAAATGCTTCGAGACATTCGCTTGTCCGAGTCCAGTTATAGCAATAATTTCAGTGACATTTTTTGCGCCTGAAGTCAAACTACTCAAGACAGTTAATCGACTCACTTCAGATAAGACTTTGAAATATTCTGCAACAGGGGCAAGAGCTTGAGGAGATTGCATGAATATCCTTAAAACAGCATAAGATTGAAGAAATGCCACTATATCGCGCATAAGTAATATAATGGCGGTAAAAAAACGCACAAAGCATATTTGAGCGAAGATCCTAAGTTACACTCTATTCATCATGGGCAAAACGATGATAGAGGAAATCAAGTGCGTAGTTACGCAGTTTGTAGTATTGCGGATCTTCCATAATGCGGGCGCGATCGCGGGGGCGGGGAAACGGAATTTCCATGATTTCTCCAATTTTTGCGTGAGGACCATTCGTCATCATCACCAAGCGATCGGCTAAGAACAAAGCTTCATCAATATCGTGCGTAATCATCAACACTGTACAGCGATGGTCGTTCCAGATCTTCAACAGTTCTTCTTGTAATTCTTCTTTAGTAATCGCATCCAATGCCCCAAAAGGTTCATCTAAAATTAATACTTGCGGACGAATTGCTAAAGCTCGTGCGATGCTTACCCGCTGTTTCATTCCTCCTGAAAGTTGCGGTGGTTTTTTATCCGCAGCTTCCGCGAGTCCTACCATTGCTAAATGTTCGCGGACAATGGCTCTTTTTTCCGCTTGCGGTTTATTCGGGTAAACGGCATTAACCGCTAAGTAGATATTTTCAAACGCAGTCCGCCAAGGAAGCAAAGCATAGTTTTGGAAGACAACCATGCGATCGGGACCTGGTTTTGTAATCGGTTTAGAACCTAGCCGCACTTCTCCCGAAGTCGGGTGATTAAACCCTGCAACCATGTTGAGGAGTGTTGACTTACCACAACCAGAGTGACCGATAACACAAATAAATTCACCTTCAGCAACCGTGAGATTAACTCCCTCTAAAACTGTGTAGGGACCTTTTGATGTCGGATAAACCTTCGAGACATTTTCCATCACCAAAAAAGGTTCGCGTTGCGTTGCAACTGACACGGTTTGTCTTGCTGTCTCGGTATAAGCAAAAGTGCGATTAAACATTGCAATTCCAAATTCTAAATTTCAGTTGAATGAACGTAGTAATGTCTTTCCCTTACCCCTTACGCCGCCACAAGCGGACGTCGCGCATCAAGCACAACTTCAGCGATCGAGAAATCGCGCTTGATCGCTAAGCTGTTAAGATAACCAATCGGATCGTCCGCATTAAACACCGTTCCGTCAAATAACTTAATCGGCTGACGAGTATAACTAATATCTAATCCCAGTTCCCTGGCAGCAGTACTAAAGACACCAACCTTGCAAATGCGTTCGACAATTTCTACCCAGTTTCTCGGAAACGGAGTATCACCCCACCGCGCGAGTTGTGTCATAATCCACAGTTGTTCGGTACGACTCGGACGATTGATTGCCGAATCTGCATAAAACTGGTGATGTGCGTACTCTCGCATCGGACGATCCAAACTACACGTTGCGGTATTCGGATCTTCGATTTGGATATAAGCAAGATCTGTGCTGACGTACTCGCGCCGTGCAACGATTTCGCGCACTTCTTCAGAATTTGCCGGCTCTGCGCAGTAACGACATGCTTCTAAGAGTGCTTTCACTAACGCAATATGCGTGTTAGGATACGCTGCTGCCCAATCTTCACGCACGCCGAGAACTTTACCAGGATGTCCTAACCAAATTTCCAAGTCTGTCGCTATGGTAAAACCAACACCTTCTTCCGCAGCGCGGATATTCCAAGGTTCTCCAACGCAGTAACCGTCGATTGTTCCGGCTTGTAAGTCTACAATCATTTGTGCGGGAGGAATCGTTTTAAGCGAAACATCGCGATCGGGATCGATACCACCTGCGGCTAGCCAGTAACGCAGGAGTAAATTGTGCATCGAACTTGGATGTACCATACCCATGCGATGCTGTTTATTGGCAGTAGAATGCAGATAGGCTTTGAAGTCAGATAGTGTATAAATGCCTTGTTCGTAAAAGCGTTTGTCGAGCGTGATCGCGTTACCGTTACGCGTCATTGTTAGCGACGTTACAACAGGTAACGGACGGTTATCGTATCCTCCCAAAGTTAACCACATAGGCATCCCTGAAGGCATTTGCGCAGCATCTAAATATCCGCCAGTCATGCCATCGACAATTCCCCGCCAACTTGTTTCGCGTACGAGAGTCACTTCATCCAAACCATGCTTTGTAAAAAAGCCTTTTTCTTTAGCAACTGCTAAGGGAGCGCAAGCTGTGAGAGGAACAAAGCCGATCTCTAAATTGACTTTTTCTAAGCCGTGACGCGAAATTGCTGCCGTTTTCCGTGCCCGAATTTTTTTGATGCGCTTCTGCTGATTGAGGAAGTAAATCATCTCACTGCGCAAGCTGTAGTAACTAGGGTGTTCGACAACTTCCATGCGCTTGCGCGGACGCGGAATATCTACTTCGAGAATTTGACCGATTTTTGATTCGGGTCCATTGGTTAACATGACAATGCGATCCGATAGCAATACAGCTTCATCGACATCGTGCGTCACCATAATTGCAGTAACGTGGTTTTCCTCACAAATCCGCATCAGTTGTTCTTGCAAGTTACCCCGTGTTAAAGCATCTAACGCCCCAAAAGGTTCGTCGAGTAGAAGTAATTTCGGACGAATGGCTAAAGCGCGGGCGATCGCAACGCGTTGTTTTTGTCCGCCGGATAGCATCTCTGGGGGTTTATCGGCGTGAGGACGCAACCCGACCATATCAATATGTTGTTCGACGATCGCGCGGCGTTCGCCTGCGGGTAAATCTTTCATCGTGGCATTCACAGCCAAGGCAATATTTTCGCGGACGGTACGCCAAGGTAGCAGCGAATAATTTTGAAAGACGACCATGCGATCGGGTCCTGGTTTGGTAATTCGCTGTCCTTCAAGGGTGACGACGCCTTCTGTGGGTAAATCTAAACCTGCCACCATATTTAATAATGTTGATTTACCGCAACCAGAGTGACCAATTAAGGAAACAAATTCGCCTTTTTTGATTTGGAGATCGATGCCTTTGAGAGCTACGTATTGCCCACCACCGGCTAAATCAAAGACTTTATCAATGTTATCAACAGCAACGAATACAGACATAGTGGTTTGGTAATTGGTAATTGGTGATTGGTAATTGGGATTAAGTTTTTTGTCCCTGAGGTACGATGAGGGTTTCGATCCATGCCATGAGTTTGTCGAGGAGTAAGCCAACGATACCGATGTAGATGAGGGCTAAAATGACTTCGCTGACGTTGTTGTTTTGGTATGCTTCCCAGATGAAGAAGCCGATGCCAACGATACCGGACATAACGATTTCTGCGGCGATAATAGCTAACCATGCTAAACCGATCGCAATTCTCAATCCAGTGAAAATGTAGGGTAAGGCAGCGGGAATGAGAATGTTGAAGAAATACTCTTTGCGGGTTAGTTGCAATACTTTGGCAACGTTGTTGTAGTCTTGGGGAATCTGTTTAACGCCTACGGCAGTGTTGATTAAAATGGGCCATATTGCAGTGATGAAGATTACAAATAATGCTGCGGGTTCGTTTTGGCGTAATGCAGCAAGGGAAATGGGAACCCAAGCCAGAGGTGGTACGGTTCGTAGTAGTTGAAAGATCGGGTCTAAAGCTTTGGACATGACTCTGCTTGTACCGATCAAAATACCTAAACCAATACCAATAATTGCCGCTAAAATATAACTAATGGCGACGCGCTGTAAACTAGCTAAAATTTGCCAGAATAAACCTACATTTGTGCCGCCTAAGTTAAAGAAAGGCCAAAAAATTAGTATCCAGGTGTCTTGAACAACTTGAATTGGTCCAGGTAAGGTTGCACCAGGTGTCAAAGAGAAGAGTTGCCAAATAACTAGAAAAATGGCGATCGCTACGATTGGCGGTACAAGGTCGGGAAATCGTTTATTGATCCTTGAAAACCACGGACTTTGTAAGCCTCTAGCAGGACGGGTGCGTAACGTTGTCATTAACTTGGTTCTCCTAATTGGTGATTGGGAATTGGTAATTGGTTGCTGAAACCTTGAAGCTATTACCCATTACCGCTTAAATATTGACTCGCTTGATTTTTAAACTCTGGAGATAAGCGGTGGGATTGGCTGGGTCGAATCTGATACCATCAAAAAATTCTTCGACACCGCGTGAAGTGCTAGTAGGAATATCTGCGGCGGGAACACCAAGTTCTTGTGCTGCTTGTTTCCACAAATCTTCGCGGTTGACTTTATCGATCAAAGCATTGGCATTTGTTAATGTATCGGGCGGTAAAAAGCCCCAACGAACGCTTTCGGTTAAGAACCAAAGGTCGTGACTCTTGTAAGGATAGGAAACACTTCCCTTTTCGTCTTTCCAGTAAAGTGTTGCCATTGATCGGTCATCGATAACGCGATCGCCCATATCGATCTTGCCCATAAACGGATCTAAAAGCACCTCCTCTGGTACGTTAAAGTAGTTTCTGCTCGAAAGAATTTGCGTTAGTTCTTGGCGGTTATCAAAGTTGTCGCACCACTGTTGGGCTTCCATAATTCCTTTTAATAAAGCTTTTGTTGCTCTGGGATGTTGATCTACCCATTCCGCCCGAATTGCTAGATATTCTTCGGGGTGGTTTTTCCACATCTCTGCAGTTAACGCCGCCATGTAACCGATACCATCTGTGACAATGCGGTAAGGCCAAGGATCGCCGGTGCTAAATGCATCCATTGTCCCTGTTTTCATGTTGGCAACAGTTTGCGCGGCGGGAACTGTAAGTAATTTC includes:
- a CDS encoding nitrate ABC transporter ATP-binding protein (This model describes the ATP binding subunits of ATP-binding cassette (ABC) transporters for nitrate transport, or for bicarbonate transport, in bacteria and archaea.): MSVFVAVDNIDKVFDLAGGGQYVALKGIDLQIKKGEFVSLIGHSGCGKSTLLNMVAGLDLPTEGVVTLEGQRITKPGPDRMVVFQNYSLLPWRTVRENIALAVNATMKDLPAGERRAIVEQHIDMVGLRPHADKPPEMLSGGQKQRVAIARALAIRPKLLLLDEPFGALDALTRGNLQEQLMRICEENHVTAIMVTHDVDEAVLLSDRIVMLTNGPESKIGQILEVDIPRPRKRMEVVEHPSYYSLRSEMIYFLNQQKRIKKIRARKTAAISRHGLEKVNLEIGFVPLTACAPLAVAKEKGFFTKHGLDEVTLVRETSWRGIVDGMTGGYLDAAQMPSGMPMWLTLGGYDNRPLPVVTSLTMTRNGNAITLDKRFYEQGIYTLSDFKAYLHSTANKQHRMGMVHPSSMHNLLLRYWLAAGGIDPDRDVSLKTIPPAQMIVDLQAGTIDGYCVGEPWNIRAAEEGVGFTIATDLEIWLGHPGKVLGVREDWAAAYPNTHIALVKALLEACRYCAEPANSEEVREIVARREYVSTDLAYIQIEDPNTATCSLDRPMREYAHHQFYADSAINRPSRTEQLWIMTQLARWGDTPFPRNWVEIVERICKVGVFSTAARELGLDISYTRQPIKLFDGTVFNADDPIGYLNSLAIKRDFSIAEVVLDARRPLVAA
- a CDS encoding metalloregulator ArsR/SmtB family transcription factor, with amino-acid sequence MFMQSPQALAPVAEYFKVLSEVSRLTVLSSLTSGAKNVTEIIAITGLGQANVSKHLKVLLQAGIVTRTPQGGNVYYQIADPIAFELCELVCDRLSIRLNEQAKQIAALQSLRERSPYISRM
- a CDS encoding CmpA/NrtA family ABC transporter substrate-binding protein codes for the protein MNEFTKQSRRKFLLTAGASALGSVFLKGCLGNPPGTAGSGSTNQVQPVAATNTNPAQAPETPRIKLGYIPIVEAAPLIVAQEKGFFAKYGMTEVEISKQANWGAARDNVEIGSAGGGIDGGQWQMPMPYLISEGRITKGNVRIPMYVLCQLNTQGNGIAIANKHRAQGIGLNLAGKESLFAQLKSAGTQFTAAYTFPQANQDLWIRYWLAAGGIDPDSEVKLLTVPAAQTVANMKTGTMDAFSTGDPWPYRIVTDGIGYMAALTAEMWKNHPEEYLAIRAEWVDQHPRATKALLKGIMEAQQWCDNFDNRQELTQILSSRNYFNVPEEVLLDPFMGKIDMGDRVIDDRSMATLYWKDEKGSVSYPYKSHDLWFLTESVRWGFLPPDTLTNANALIDKVNREDLWKQAAQELGVPAADIPTSTSRGVEEFFDGIRFDPANPTAYLQSLKIKRVNI
- the ntrB gene encoding nitrate ABC transporter permease; translated protein: MTTLRTRPARGLQSPWFSRINKRFPDLVPPIVAIAIFLVIWQLFSLTPGATLPGPIQVVQDTWILIFWPFFNLGGTNVGLFWQILASLQRVAISYILAAIIGIGLGILIGTSRVMSKALDPIFQLLRTVPPLAWVPISLAALRQNEPAALFVIFITAIWPILINTAVGVKQIPQDYNNVAKVLQLTRKEYFFNILIPAALPYIFTGLRIAIGLAWLAIIAAEIVMSGIVGIGFFIWEAYQNNNVSEVILALIYIGIVGLLLDKLMAWIETLIVPQGQKT
- a CDS encoding nitrate ABC transporter ATP-binding protein (This model describes the ATP binding subunits of ATP-binding cassette (ABC) transporters for nitrate transport, or for bicarbonate transport, in bacteria and archaea.), with protein sequence MFNRTFAYTETARQTVSVATQREPFLVMENVSKVYPTSKGPYTVLEGVNLTVAEGEFICVIGHSGCGKSTLLNMVAGFNHPTSGEVRLGSKPITKPGPDRMVVFQNYALLPWRTAFENIYLAVNAVYPNKPQAEKRAIVREHLAMVGLAEAADKKPPQLSGGMKQRVSIARALAIRPQVLILDEPFGALDAITKEELQEELLKIWNDHRCTVLMITHDIDEALFLADRLVMMTNGPHAKIGEIMEIPFPRPRDRARIMEDPQYYKLRNYALDFLYHRFAHDE